A single window of Sphingobacterium sp. ML3W DNA harbors:
- a CDS encoding cation diffusion facilitator family transporter produces the protein MSKQKRLVLLSLLTGLGLMIIKFVAYFLTASNAIFTDAAESIVNVIASSFAFYSIYLAAQPKDRNHPYGHGKVEFFSVFLEGGLIFIAGAIILVKGFYNIFFPATLSNLEEGIWLIAITALINFIVGFYIMKRGRALGSLTLEADGKHLQIDAYSTVGLIVGLILMKLTGLNWIDIAISFALGSFILYNGYKLLRQSIGGLMDESDVDLVKEVVNVLQENRHADWIDIHNLRVQRYGNELHVDCHLTLPNYYSLNKVHDEISTLDKIVNTKMSIKTEFFIHADPCLPECCHYCQVENCPIRSEEFKARIDWVVENVTANRKHFLS, from the coding sequence ATGTCTAAGCAAAAAAGATTAGTCCTACTTTCCCTTTTAACGGGATTAGGGTTAATGATTATTAAGTTTGTAGCGTATTTCCTAACGGCTTCTAATGCTATTTTTACGGATGCAGCAGAAAGTATTGTTAATGTTATTGCTTCCAGTTTTGCTTTTTATAGTATTTATTTAGCAGCACAACCTAAAGATAGGAACCATCCTTATGGACATGGTAAAGTGGAGTTCTTTTCTGTTTTTTTAGAAGGAGGATTAATCTTTATCGCAGGGGCAATTATTTTGGTAAAAGGTTTCTATAATATCTTTTTTCCTGCTACATTATCCAATTTGGAGGAAGGTATTTGGTTAATTGCCATTACAGCGCTGATTAATTTTATCGTCGGATTTTATATCATGAAAAGGGGACGTGCATTGGGTTCTCTTACCTTGGAAGCTGATGGTAAACACTTACAGATTGATGCGTACAGTACAGTAGGGCTTATTGTCGGATTGATTCTCATGAAATTAACGGGATTGAACTGGATTGATATTGCGATATCATTTGCGCTTGGTAGTTTTATTTTATATAATGGGTATAAGTTGTTGCGCCAATCAATTGGAGGACTTATGGATGAGTCCGATGTGGATCTTGTGAAAGAAGTGGTTAATGTTTTACAGGAAAATAGGCATGCGGATTGGATTGATATTCATAACTTAAGGGTTCAACGTTATGGTAATGAGCTGCATGTAGATTGTCATTTGACTTTGCCAAACTATTATTCCTTGAATAAAGTGCATGATGAAATATCAACGTTAGATAAGATCGTGAATACAAAAATGTCTATTAAAACAGAGTTTTTTATACATGCAGATCCTTGTTTACCAGAGTGTTGTCATTACTGTCAGGTAGAGAATTGTCCTATACGTTCTGAAGAATTTAAAGCACGAATCGATTGGGTCGTCGAAAATGTTACTGCCAACCGGAAACATTTTCTTTCTTAA